A single genomic interval of Juglans regia cultivar Chandler chromosome 1, Walnut 2.0, whole genome shotgun sequence harbors:
- the LOC108988064 gene encoding transcription factor HHO5-like isoform X2: MESVGVNPLELSLSLKPSYFPKTITNLLKDLRNMNNVWEKLSVLAESLQMHKEELARLEVFKRELPQSALLLMESIDILEEEIEKVKNKESEAERPLMEFLTLKNRRINFDDQKEHERQILGSNGVGKAQASSPAFLSNRDHCHLDTSTRPCKFNSGKARGKEVMNGSGMSSVHPKARVPKPFKPKPIRKTNRRTWTVELHAKFVEAVNFLGGPEVATPKQIREVMQVEGLTNDHVKSHLQKYRLHNKIFRSQDSSSTSW, from the exons ATGGAAAGTGTGGGTGTGAATCCTCTTGAGCTTAGCCTGAGTCTGAAACCATCTTACTTCCCCAAAACGATCACCAACTTGCTGAAAGACCTTAGGAATATGAATAATGTCTGGGAGAAACTTTCGGTTTTGGCTGAGTCTCTACAGATGCATAAGGAAGAGCTGGCGAGGCTTGAGGTCTTTAAGCGTGAACTTCCTCAGAGCGCTCTGCTCCTCATGGAAT CGATTGACATATTGGAGGAGGAAATCGAGAAGGTGAAGAATAAGGAATCTGAAGCTGAAAGACCTTTGATGGAGTTTCTTACTTTAAAAAACAGAAGAATCAACTTTGATGATCAGAAAGAACATGAAAGACAAATCTTGGGAAGTAATGGAGTGGGAAAAGCCCAAGCAAGCTCTCCTGCTTTCCTTTCTAATCGTGACCACTGCCACCTAGATACCTCGACTCGG CCATGCAAATTTAATAGTGGCAAAGCAAGGGGAAAGGAGGTGATGAATGGATCAGGTATGTCATCTGTTCATCCCAAGGCTAGAGTCCCAAAGCCATTCAAGCCAAAGCCTATACGGAAGACCAACAGGAGAACATGGACAGTGGAGCTGCATGCAAAGTTCGTGGAGGCTGTAAACTTCCTCGGAGGTCCCGAAG TGGCTACTCCAAAGCAAATTAGAGAAGTAATGCAGGTTGAAGGGTTGACCAATGATCACGTGAAAAGCCATCTGCAG AAGTACAGACTGCACAACAAGATATTTCGATCGCAGGACTCTTCATCAACAAGTTGGTAG
- the LOC108988188 gene encoding vegetative cell wall protein gp1: MSWFLVVLFLTIAFNSPSEARHEKKLPSAIVVGTVYCDTCFQEDFSKTSHFISGASVAVECKPGTSKPSFRKEVKTDKNGEFKVHLPFSVSKQVKRIEGCAVKLVSSSEPHCAVASTATSSSLHLKSRNQGTHIFSAGFFTFKPLNQPNLCNQKPSIQDSKELSSKKVSLPPTDGLAFTPPIQDPTIPDLPPTGRNYLPPLPRLPELPPLPQLPPLPGLPLPPIPGLPLPPIPGKTAKSKPAESLKTTQLQDQKAAQPDSFFPPLFPPNPLQPPPLIPNPFQPPPLIPNPFQPPPLLPNPFQHPPAPLIPIPPIPGLTPTPPAPVIPLPPIPGLTPSPSPPAPLIPFPFPPIPGFTPTPSPPPPSLPFPFPPLIPFPPVSPSPRIPPAASSSRPTHP, from the exons ATGTCTTGGTTTTTAGTAGTACTCTTTCTCACTATTGCATTTAATAGTCCTTCAGAGGCTAGGCATGAGAAGAAGCTCCCATCTGCAATTGTTGTTGGGACTGTCTACTGTGACACATGTTTCCAAGAGGATTTCTCAAAGACCAGCCACTTCATTTCAG GTGCATCTGTTGCTGTAGAATGCAAACCTGGGACTTCAAAACCAAGTTTTCGGAAAGAAGTGAAAACAGATAAGAATGGAGAATTCAAAGTCCATTTGCCATTCTCAGTAAGCAAACAGGTCAAAAGAATTGAAGGATGTGCTGTTAAATTGGTCAGCAGCAGCGAGCCGCACTGTGCTGTGGCCTCAACAGCAACATCATCTTCGCTCCATCTCAAGTCTAGAAACCAGGGGACTCACATATTCTCTGCTGGGTTTTTCACCTTCAAGCCTCTAAATCAGCCAAACCTGTGTAACCAAAAACCAAGCATTCAAGATTCCAAGGAGCTCAGTAGCAAGAAAGTCTCACTTCCTCCAACTGATGGCTTAGCATTTACACCTCCAATTCAAGACCCAACAATCCCAGATCTTCCCCCCACAGGTCGTAACTATCTTCCCCCTCTTCCTAGACTGCCCGAGCTTCCACCATTGCCACAACTCCCTCCTCTGCCAGGACTTCCATTACCACCTATTCCAGGACTTCCATTGCCACCTATTCCAGGAAAGACTGCGAAATCAAAACCTGCCGAGTCCTTAAAGACAACTCAGTTACAGGATCAGAAGGCAGCTCAACCGGACTCCTTCTTTCCACCACTTTTTCCACCAAACCCTTTGCAGCCGCCTCCTCTTATCCCCAACCCATTCCAGCCACCTCCTCTCATCCCCAACCCATTCCAGCCACCACCACTTCTCCCTAATCCATTTCAACATCCACCAGCACCATTGATTCCTATTCCACCAATACCAGGCTTAACTCCAACTCCACCAGCACCAGTGATTCCTCTTCCACCAATACCAGGTCTTACTCCATCACCATCTCCACCAGCACCATtgattccttttccttttccaccaATACCAGGTTTTACACCTACACCATCACCACCTCCACCATCTCTGCCGTTCCCTTTCCCTCCACTTATTCCATTCCCTCCAGTCTCACCTTCCCCTCGCATTCCtcctgctgcttcttcttcaagGCCAACTCATCCTTGA
- the LOC108988064 gene encoding transcription factor HHO5-like isoform X1: MESVGVNPLELSLSLKPSYFPKTITNLLKDLRNMNNVWEKLSVLAESLQMHKEELARLEVFKRELPQSALLLMESIDILEEEIEKVKNKESEAERPLMEFLTLKNRRINFDDQKEHERQILGSNGVGKAQASSPAFLSNRDHCHLDTSTRPCKFNSGKARGKEVMNGSGMSSVHPKARVPKPFKPKPIRKTNRRTWTVELHAKFVEAVNFLGGPEVATPKQIREVMQVEGLTNDHVKSHLQTAQQDISIAGLFINKLVVLMVVQNA, encoded by the exons ATGGAAAGTGTGGGTGTGAATCCTCTTGAGCTTAGCCTGAGTCTGAAACCATCTTACTTCCCCAAAACGATCACCAACTTGCTGAAAGACCTTAGGAATATGAATAATGTCTGGGAGAAACTTTCGGTTTTGGCTGAGTCTCTACAGATGCATAAGGAAGAGCTGGCGAGGCTTGAGGTCTTTAAGCGTGAACTTCCTCAGAGCGCTCTGCTCCTCATGGAAT CGATTGACATATTGGAGGAGGAAATCGAGAAGGTGAAGAATAAGGAATCTGAAGCTGAAAGACCTTTGATGGAGTTTCTTACTTTAAAAAACAGAAGAATCAACTTTGATGATCAGAAAGAACATGAAAGACAAATCTTGGGAAGTAATGGAGTGGGAAAAGCCCAAGCAAGCTCTCCTGCTTTCCTTTCTAATCGTGACCACTGCCACCTAGATACCTCGACTCGG CCATGCAAATTTAATAGTGGCAAAGCAAGGGGAAAGGAGGTGATGAATGGATCAGGTATGTCATCTGTTCATCCCAAGGCTAGAGTCCCAAAGCCATTCAAGCCAAAGCCTATACGGAAGACCAACAGGAGAACATGGACAGTGGAGCTGCATGCAAAGTTCGTGGAGGCTGTAAACTTCCTCGGAGGTCCCGAAG TGGCTACTCCAAAGCAAATTAGAGAAGTAATGCAGGTTGAAGGGTTGACCAATGATCACGTGAAAAGCCATCTGCAG ACTGCACAACAAGATATTTCGATCGCAGGACTCTTCATCAACAAGTTGGTAGTACTGATGGTAGTGCAGAACGCTTAG